In Capsicum annuum cultivar UCD-10X-F1 chromosome 11, UCD10Xv1.1, whole genome shotgun sequence, one genomic interval encodes:
- the LOC107848049 gene encoding 50S ribosomal protein L15, chloroplastic, producing the protein MASLLSISSAAPSTTTNSLIPQLSSSFKGNTRNLKPSSNLFPSIKFSKSRTRTPFVIVNQASSFGVPSADSGTGSVRFRLNNLGPQPGATKNRKRKGRGHSAGQGGSCGFGMRGQKSRSGPGVRKGFEGGQMPLYRRLPKLRGIAGGMHAGLPKYLPVNLKDIAEGGFQEGEEVSLESLKQKGLINPSGRERRLPLKILGDGELSVKLNFKARAFSSSAKEKLEAAGSSLTVLPGRKKWVKPSVAKNLARAEEYFAKKKAAASDSAEPSSA; encoded by the exons GGAAATACAAGAAATTTGAAGCCAAGTTCCAATCTTTTTCCTTCAATCAAGTTCAGcaaatcaagaacaagaaccccTTTTGTTATTGTTAACCAAGCTTCAAGTTTTGGTGTTCCTTCAGCTGATTCTGGTACTGGGAGTGTTAGATTTAGGCTTAATAACTTGGGTCCTCAACCTGGGGCTACAAAGAATAGGAAGAGGAAAGGTAGAGGGCATTCAGCTGGACAAGGGGGTAGTTGTGGTTTTGGTATGAGAGGTCAAAAATCAAGGTCTGGACCTGGTGTTAGAAAGGGGTTTGAAGGGGGTCAAATGCCACTATATAGGAGACTTCCTAAGTTGAGAGGAATTGCTGGAG GCATGCATGCTGGACTTCCCAAATATTTACCTGTGAACTTAAAGGACATAGCAGAGGGAGgatttcaagaaggggaggaagTGTCACTTGAGTCGCTCAAGCAGAAGGGTTTAATAAATCCTTCAGGGAGAGAAAGGAGACTTCCGTTGAAG ATCTTAGGCGATGGTGAGCTAAGCGTGAAGCTCAACTTCAAGGCGCGCGCCTTTTCATCGTCAGCCAAGGAGAAACTAGAGGCTGCAGGTAGTTCATTGACTGTTCTACCAGGTAGAAAgaaatgggtaaaaccatcagtTGCCAAGAATCTTGCTAGAGCTGAGGAATATTTTGCAAAGAAAAAAGCAGCTGCATCTGACTCAGCTGAGCCCTCTTCTGCATAA